The genomic region CATATCTGCTTTGTTTAAGAATACTATTATTTGTGGTACCCCTACCTGTCTTGATAACAATATATGCTCTCTTGTTTGTGGCATTGGTCCGTCTGCTGCTGATACTACTAGTATCGCTCCATCCATTTGTGCTGCTCCTGTTATCATGTTCTTTACATAGTCAGCATGGCCTGGGCAGTCCACATGGGCATAGTGTCTATTGTCTGTCTCATACTCAACATGTGCTGTTGATATTGTTATTCCTCTTTCTCTTTCTTCTGGTGCCTTATCTATATTATCAAACGCTACTGCTGATCCTGTTCCTTTTCTCTTGTTTAATACATATGTTATTGCTGCTGTCAATGTTGTCTTTCCATGGTCTACGTGTCCTATTGTTCCAATGTTAATATGTGGCTTTGTTCTTTCAAACTTAGCTTTTCCCATTATTCTTTTCCTCCTTCATTTTTATCTTTTTATATATTATTTACCAATGATACTCTCAGCTATATTCTTAGGTACTGGTTCGTAATGGTCGAATTGCATAGAATAGTTTCCTCTACCTTGAGTCTTTGAACGAAGGTCTGTTGCATATCCAAACATTTCAGACAATGGTACAAATGCATTTATAACCTTTACTCCACTTCTATCAGAGAAACTTTCTATTCTACCTCTTCTCGAATTCACATCTCCCATTACATCTCCCATATACTCCTCAGGTACAACAACTTCCACCTTCATATATGGCTCTAATAATACTGGTTTAGCTTTAGCCATAGCATCTTTAAATGCCATTGAACCAGCTATCTTAAATGCCATCTCACTAGAATCCACTTCATGATATGAACCATCATATAGAGTTACTTTAAAGTCTATACAAGGATATCCACCAACGATACCATTTAGAGATGCTTCTTGAATACCATTATCTACTGCTGGAATGTACTCCTTAGGTATAGCTCCTCCAGTAATCTTATTTTCAAATACATATCCTGAACCTGCTTCCAATGGCTCAATAATAATCTTTACATGACCATATTGTCCACGACCTCCAGATTGTCTTGCATATTTGCTTTCTATATCTGCGGTAGTAGTAACAGTCTCTTTATAAGCAACCTGTGGGTTACCTACATTTGCTTCTACTTTAAACTCTCTTAACAGTCTGTCAACAATAATCTCTAAATGTAGTTCTCCCATACCAGATATTATTGTTTGACCTGTATCTTCATCTGTATATGTTCTGAATGTTGGATCTTCCTCTGCTAATTTAGCTAATGCAATACCCATTTTTTCTTGCCCTGCTTTAGTTTTAGGTTCTATAGCAACTGATATAACAGGCTCTGGGAATTCCATAGATTCTAATATTATTGGGTTACTTTCATCACAAAGACTATCCCCTGTAGATGTAACCTTCAATCCAACTGCTGCAGCTATATCTCCTGCATAAACTTCAGTTCTCTCTTCTCTGTTATTGGCATGCATTTGCAATAATCTACCAATTCTTTCCTTCTTGCCCTTAGTAGAATTCAATACATATGAACCAGATTCCATTACTCCTGAATATACCCTAAAAAAGGCAAGTTTACCCACATATGGGTCAGTCATTATTTTAAAAGCAAGAGCTGAAAAAGGTTCTTCATCTGAAGATTTTCTTTCTATTTCTTCCTCTGTTTCTGGCGCAATACCTTTAACAGGAGGTATATCTATAGGTGATGGCATGAAATCAACTATGGCATCTATTAAAAGCTGAACACCCTTGTTCTTATATGCAGAACCACATAATACGGGCACTATATCGTTACTGATAGTAGCCTTTCTTATTACAGTTATGATTTCATCTATTGAGATATCTTCACCTTCTAGATATTTCATCATAAGTTCTTCATCATTTTCAGCAACTGCTTCCAATAATTTTTCTCTATATTCTTCAGCAAGGTCTTTCATATCTTCAGGTATATCAGTTATGTCCACCTCTGTACCTAAATCATTCTTATATACCCTTGCATTCATATTTATTAAATCAATCATACCAACAAACTCATCCTCAGCACCTATTGGCAATTGAATAGGTACTACATTTGCCTTCAATCTATCTTTCATTGTTTGAACAGACATAAAAAAGTCTGCACCCATTTTATCCATTTTATTTACGAAACACATTCTAGGAACACCGTATTTATCTGCTTGACGCCAAACTGTCTCTGACTGAGGCTCAACACCACTTTTAGCATCAAAAATTGCAACTGCACCATCTAATATACGAAGGGATCTTTCCACCTCCACAGTGAAATCCACATGTCCTGGCGTGTCTATAATATTTATTCTATGATCTCGCCAAAATGTAGTGGTAGCAGCAGAAGTTATTGTAATACCTCTTTCCTGCTCTTGTTCCATCCAGTCCATCTGTGCTGCACCTTCATGCGTCTCTCCTATTTTATGAACCTTTCCCGTATAAAACAGAATTCTTTCTGTTGCTGTAGTTTTTCCTGCATCTATATGGGCCATGATTCCTATGTTTCGTGTTTTTTCCAAAGAAACTTGTCTTGGCATAATTTCCTCCTTTCTGCTGCTCTGTTTTACTATTATTTACAGTTTAATAGCGAATATATTACCATCTGTAATGAGCAAATGCTTTATTAGCTTCAGCCATCTTATGGGTATCTTCTTTCTTTTTAACACTGGCTCCAGTGTTATTAGCAGCATCCATTATTTCTTTAGCCAATTTTTCTTTCATTGTCTTTTCTCCACGCTGTCTTGAGTAATTCACAAGCCATCTAAGACCAAGTGTTTGCCTTCTTTCAGGTCTTACTTCAATAGGCACCTGATAAGTTGCTCCACCTACACGTCTTGCTTTTACTTCTAATACAGGCATAATATTATTTAATCCTTTGTAGAAAACTTCTAGTGAATCTTCACCTGTTTTTTCTGCCATTAGATCAAATGCACCATATACTATTCTTTGAGCTACTCCTCTTTTACCATCAAGCATTATCCCATTTATGAGTTTAGTAACTATTTTATCTTTATATATTGGATCTTCCATTACTTCTCTTTTAGGTATATGTCCTTTTCTAGGCACTTCGCTTCCCTCCTTAATAATCAAAGATTAATTCATTGGTACTCGACATTTTTCTGCCGTTGTGCTCATATATCTCCTGATCCACTATTATCTATGGTCAAAAGTCTATCTCATCCGCACATTTCGACAATATTATTTTTTAGGTCTCTTAGTACCATATTTAGACCTAGCTTGTTTTCTGCTATCAACTCCAGCTGTATCTAGCGTTCCCCTTACTATATGGTATCTAACACCAGGTAAGTCTTTTATCCTACCTCCTCTAATAAGAACAACACTATGCTCTTGCAAGTTATGACCTATTCCAGGAATATAAGCTGTAACTTCATGACCATTTGTAAGCCTTACCCTAGCTATCTTTCTCAACGCTGAGTTAGGTTTCTTAGGAGTAACAGTCTTTACAGCAGTACAAACCCCTCTCTTTTGTGGAGAGTTTAATTCAGTAGGTCTCTTCTTCAAAGAGTTAAAAGACACATTCAATGCAGGAGCATCAGATTTTTTAGCAATACTAGCTCTACCTTTTCTCACTAATTGATTAATTGTTGGCATATGGGCACCTCCTTCCAAT from Clostridiisalibacter paucivorans DSM 22131 harbors:
- the fusA gene encoding elongation factor G is translated as MPRQVSLEKTRNIGIMAHIDAGKTTATERILFYTGKVHKIGETHEGAAQMDWMEQEQERGITITSAATTTFWRDHRINIIDTPGHVDFTVEVERSLRILDGAVAIFDAKSGVEPQSETVWRQADKYGVPRMCFVNKMDKMGADFFMSVQTMKDRLKANVVPIQLPIGAEDEFVGMIDLINMNARVYKNDLGTEVDITDIPEDMKDLAEEYREKLLEAVAENDEELMMKYLEGEDISIDEIITVIRKATISNDIVPVLCGSAYKNKGVQLLIDAIVDFMPSPIDIPPVKGIAPETEEEIERKSSDEEPFSALAFKIMTDPYVGKLAFFRVYSGVMESGSYVLNSTKGKKERIGRLLQMHANNREERTEVYAGDIAAAVGLKVTSTGDSLCDESNPIILESMEFPEPVISVAIEPKTKAGQEKMGIALAKLAEEDPTFRTYTDEDTGQTIISGMGELHLEIIVDRLLREFKVEANVGNPQVAYKETVTTTADIESKYARQSGGRGQYGHVKIIIEPLEAGSGYVFENKITGGAIPKEYIPAVDNGIQEASLNGIVGGYPCIDFKVTLYDGSYHEVDSSEMAFKIAGSMAFKDAMAKAKPVLLEPYMKVEVVVPEEYMGDVMGDVNSRRGRIESFSDRSGVKVINAFVPLSEMFGYATDLRSKTQGRGNYSMQFDHYEPVPKNIAESIIGK
- the rpsL gene encoding 30S ribosomal protein S12, which codes for MPTINQLVRKGRASIAKKSDAPALNVSFNSLKKRPTELNSPQKRGVCTAVKTVTPKKPNSALRKIARVRLTNGHEVTAYIPGIGHNLQEHSVVLIRGGRIKDLPGVRYHIVRGTLDTAGVDSRKQARSKYGTKRPKK
- the rpsG gene encoding 30S ribosomal protein S7, with translation MPRKGHIPKREVMEDPIYKDKIVTKLINGIMLDGKRGVAQRIVYGAFDLMAEKTGEDSLEVFYKGLNNIMPVLEVKARRVGGATYQVPIEVRPERRQTLGLRWLVNYSRQRGEKTMKEKLAKEIMDAANNTGASVKKKEDTHKMAEANKAFAHYRW
- a CDS encoding GTP-binding protein, which produces MGKAKFERTKPHINIGTIGHVDHGKTTLTAAITYVLNKRKGTGSAVAFDNIDKAPEERERGITISTAHVEYETDNRHYAHVDCPGHADYVKNMITGAAQMDGAILVVSAADGPMPQTREHILLSRQVGVPQIIVFLNKADMVDDEELIELVEMEVRELLSEYEFDGDETPIVVGSALKALEEPDGEWGEKILE